In Vigna angularis cultivar LongXiaoDou No.4 chromosome 8, ASM1680809v1, whole genome shotgun sequence, the DNA window ATACGtaagcttttatttttatattataatggAGTATGAAATTAGTAAAACATTcctttttagtaaaaattaaaagaaatgaattgattataatttacccttttctctttttctttttccttcttttaatagagaaataattttattggatgaaataagagagaatAGTAACATGTGAGAGGACAATGGTTTGTTTgatgagtatatatatatatatatatatagataataatactttgacaaATTTTAACATGATCtatgtgtcattctgtgattggtctatgttggtatttataattattattattgattgtggactAACTTTAGACCAATAACAGAATGACCAAtaacagaatgacacgtagaatGACACGTAGAATGACacatagatgatgttaaaatgttgtcaaagtattattattatctgTATATATATTAGGTAGATGCATGCATAGAAGTGAAGTTGAGTATTCTTAGAAGCAAAGTGTTTGGTGTGAGAAAAATGATGATGGCTGAGGGAGCTGTTCCAGCAATGGAAACGACagaagtttttgaaaaaggagatatCCAATGGAAGCAATTGAAAGTTGATGCATCCagtgtttcttcttcttcttcctcctcctcacCTCCAAAACCATTGCTGATATATACACCAACTGTGCCTGGTGCATACCCTGTAATATTATTCTGCCATGGCTTTTTCATTCCCAATACCTTCTACTCTCACCTCCTAACTCACATAGTTTCACATGGATTCATAGTTGTAGCTCCTCAGCTGGTACATCTACTCTCAACGCTTTCTAATTTCTCTTTTCGTTATATACATTGCACCATTAATATTTCTATACAATCTCGTTTCACAGCAAAGCCAAAAAAAGAAAGTTATGTTTATTGATCCAATTATTGTTAACTTTTATTTCAAACAAGGTGTCAGGGATcgaatgaaaaacaaatatacatGAGAAACACTTCTCTACTAATATTCTTATCTTCTATAaatttgtaatgtttttttttcgtgagaaatataatttgaatgtttataTATGCTGCTCGTTTATAATAATtggaaattattattaattaatagatATGGTTAGTTTTGAAATGTAAATCTAAGTctagtataaaatgaaaaagttgaagatcacttaagataaaaaatgtaaattaatttgtaatttttttatgtttttaatttattttagaaaactaTTTTAGGATATTAAGAATCATAATTTCTCAcatattaacatatataataatatactaaTTTTCATCGTTTATAGATTCAATGAtaatgtgtttttaatatcattattttcttttttttttccaatttatcactttgtctttcttctttttttctcaccCTTTCTTGATAGTCATCAAAGAACCCTATAACCTTAGATAGAATTCTAATTCTTAATAAACTAATATCATcaagttgattttattttatttttttatataactttctataataaccaataaatctttatattttattaaatctcATACAGATCCACTAGTGCAGAAACGGTCTTTCACGTCCGACATTTTGGCCTTTTGACGTCCGGCGTGCGCCGGACGTCTATGCGGTAGACGTCCCTCACACGTCCGTCCTGGGaagacggacgtctatatgaacgtccgttctgcctgaggacagacgtctatatgaacGTCCGCTCTGcctgaggacggacgtttattataaacgtccgctgcatcaggacggacgtttatataaacgtccgttgcctgaggacggacgtttattataaacgtccgttgcCTGAGCACGGACGTTTGTCATAAACGTCCGCTGTCTgaggacggacgtccatataaacgtccgctgctgtctgaggacggacgtctacCTTGCTGAGTTTTTTTTGGTGTAGGCTGGGCGTGGGACGTCCGTATGTGCAcagacggacgtctatagacgtccgactgtACACTAACGGACGTCTACtgggcgttttttttttaaaaatttgtttgttttttcaatagaaccacacctgaaaaacagaaaaatgtcccagaacaattctccaataacataaatatgcgttttatataaacaaaattctaCTTAATGTTCAATCCACTACCAAagtattaacataaaaataaaactaaaaccaaacaatgttcaatcaagaagaaatataactattcctaactccatctttgtagaagataagcggtccactcctgccttatctggtTAATTGTGTCCTCTATAATAGGCGATGTagtcttgaagcgctgcaaaattcaagaaagattcattattgtttcatatatagttgaagatgattttgatttgtaatgtattgaaggtatacatcattacctcattccagtcatctgtaatgacagctcgaatgatggtcttaatccaacacatcacatagaagccacattcccatgaatctacctgctggttacactaaaataacaaactaaatagttaaaaatttagatcattcaataacataaatgaattagaaactataaatgacttacaacctttggatacaaaatttgaaccaattgaccacgagatttaccaataactctatacagattgaaaacacaaagtataattaatatgactattttatcataaaagttgaaggttaacatcaaattgaagtcattttttggagaaacacttacccttgaagcatggttctcaagtcatttttcatcttcctgtgcaacgaacaaaaccatataattttacattcttTGGGAATGataaccatcagctgccagtgagacctatcacgaaggacaaatagttattcaactaattaaggaaactataataataaactgacCACATATAAAAACACGTACCcgtcaatgtatggcacaaggtatatgtCTCTTTtggactcatccatccatgtttgcaaataatgttgtctgttttgaagtgtgttaccagacggttgaatggtctgaggttcaacaaatccgtacatggaagaccgaccttggtctacaacgattgtgtccatgtacctaaaacaacaaagttaagtcgTTAGAAACTATAtaagaatgtaaataaaagtaatatcaaagaccaaattgactaaCTTACATACACCAcagctgaatgatggaaatattcaacatcctgtctccctcaatcacctccaatgcatcagaaaatgtgatataaactggcacatgtgggggaagaccaaataccctcaaatcccagtatagttgTAATGATGCTTTCTTCAATCTGGGTAATTTTGTCACTAACTTTGATATAGGATCATCCtctgcttcagccatgtcatcatcttcatgtatgactgtatcatgaattggctgcttctgaggacgtgtgaactgaagataagaatttacgtgaaagctttataaacaattatatgaagacaattaacatagaaatactaaggaaaaagacattatacctgtggagtcgcgatgtgggacatgatcaatgctctaggccaggcaataaatgttcctatggcctcccccacaaagttaatttctggagtgggtacaggcacctgagcctggggatcccgaacctcgtcaatggtcacacgcacgtgctggggtaatatgggaacaccatgaatggtctcccctccctcaagcactcgtccgacagccacaatgcgtgggggatccccatcaaccaacagctcatattgaccgctatactcattgggttctacagcagagcatgatcctctagtgctgacacgaggtgCTGTGGGAGTTTCATCGGCCCCCATGTGgccttgcgtcatggaatgcagcttttcttcaagcgctctttgtatttgtttttgttcttgtagctgctccatgaatcgttgctccattgatctcatgctttggttgagtctttcctcccactgaagatccatctgcctcagtgtctcctgactcattgattggggggttttctgtgtagggccaaaatagtcacgaagaccaatcgcccctggaactccacgtacacgtcctgggtgctcgggccttccaatggccgttgtcagaatgtcgtccctaccttggccagcaaatgtgccctgagtctgctgctcaaccaactcatcctgcacataaaaaaccaagttacttagaagacatgctgtgatagatacacaatcaaataactgcttataatttgaacttacaattctctgtgagatcaaggcagctgaggaagatgtcatgttcccatcagatttagtccgagcagccttccacagctcgtacctagcaggtgcaggtgctaggtcaggcgactcaagtcccaaggcatcggctctagactttctcagtttcttctccagttttgcatatccacctcgtgataacaagtggGGTGTgtcgtttagcctttgtctttcttgggcggctaaccttttatcCTGTGAAAGCATGTATATAAGTAagtctaaaatcataaaaactcaatgaaagatgatcttaagaaacataccttccattcttcagactctctagatgcacgaaactgcatccaATCCTCCTCTGTGAAGGTATAATGCTGAgatggattttcatgttgtctatctccaaagacatatagtcgtgtcagccttgtcttgaaatccctaaatcttatcgctatatgcgataacactttctttctgaTTTGCaatgtgtttggaatatcaaaatgttgctgtttaaaacaaaaaacttgttaCCAAGAGAAAAGTTAACAGATAAGTatatcacaaattgcatgaagtCTAAACATACCTGAacatcttgccataagaggttcttgtcgacctctgggacgtcatcccaacatgcatgaaggatagagacatgactttttgctaacttgcccagataactcctaaacctatcagcatttggccctgatggatgacctgatctggggtcaatgtcaacatgCCTCCTCTGACCATCCACGCGTCCGGATGTCACATCTGCCACTCGGGTGACGCCTCGTCCACGTCTGCTCTTTCccgatcctgagtctgaggccgacatacctgaaaaattagacaacgttagtaataattcaattatgatggacaaacatataaagtcaataaaagtgaaaatattaacctattaattaattgttttttcccaaatgccttcgttgtgatcactacgaattgcttGCATTacatcggcaacgtcatcaactgggtcttcagtgggtctacatgcaacagatgttgtctcaagtatatcaagagaatcgtcatcatcatgtccatgcatgtttctaccttctaaaaccactgaccatttgttATTCGATGGATCActtacgtagaatatttgtcttgcttgactagccatgataaatggttcatcagtgtaattcatcttgttcaagtctaccaatgtgaaaccaaggtcatccatcatgacaccagaatttatatcaacccatttacacttgaaaactggtaCTCTAAAAGTaacgtaatcaacttcccatatttcttgtattattccaaaataactgatggatgctgtgattggatttttgtctttagcactagcaaagtgcacagactcagcttgtagtgtgacgccactattttgaactctgcttttttcatcttctacctttgtctgaaaagaaatattgtttatatagtacccaccatatgtaatgacctCTGTGTTCGGtccacgagataacctcaataaagtttcagaaacatgtggagtcgcatacacctttttcttaaaccatcccaagaaggttttcacatgttcattaagatgccatttttcactcatttttgggtttgctgcctttatttcattaacgtggtcagaaatgtaaggaatcacatcaacagtgttgtttaagacgtacaaatgagcttggtcaatttcttttctggTAACACTTTGAATTgtcacacctcgaacacccttaccttcacattttccttcgtttttgctcttgggaagaccgacgggttcacaagatggcatataacttgaacaaaattcaatggcttcttctgcaacgtatcgctctatgattgaagcttctggtctatactgattcttgacatatccctttaagatcttcatgtatctttcaactgggtacatccaccttaagaagaccggcccacatattcgaatttctctgactagatgaacaatcaaatgtaccatgatgtcaaaaaaggaaggtggaaaatacatctccaattgacatagtagtcttattccctcattttccaattcatctaaacctcgagggtcaacaactttcttgcaaatggcattaaagaaaaaactcagacgtgtcagaatacccctaacagaaggaggtaatatgcctcgaataagaaccggtaacaattgttgcatcaatacatgacaatcgtgagactttaaaccaactagctttaagtcttgcatagacacaaggttactaatatttgaagaataaccttgcggaaccttcacacttcttaaacagttacaaaaactttgtttttcttttttggaaagtgtgtgacaggctgggggcagataggtgcgtcttcctattatctgtggatgtaactcagatcggattcccatgtcagccaaatcttgtcttgcctttattccgtctttgctcttccctttgacgtttaataaagttccgatgacactgtcacaaacatttttttcaacgtgcatcacatcaatacaatgtctaacatcaagttcacaccaatatggaagcttaaaaaatatcgatcgtttcttccaaatgttctttgcagaggtacttttatgatgttttccaaacacaatgtcaatgtttttgacttcgttgtacacctcttgaccattccggggtctgcacacaacctcatcctcagcacttccattaaatgcttttttcaatctacgataaggatgattacgaggaagaaattttcgatgtcttgtatatactgtcttctgaccatgcttcaactgaaggtaactagtgttttcttcacatatgggacatgcaaaatgacctttaacactataaccgctcaagtttccatatgctgggaaatcatttatagtgcaaaacaacattgcacgcaaacggaactgttcctgaacatgtgaatcaaacacgtcgatgccttcttcccacaacaatttcaaatcatcaattaaaggtgctaagtaaacatcaatgtcatttccaggttgtctaggacccgatatcatcatggtcaacatcacatattttctcttcatgcacaacgaaggagaaagattgtaaatcatcaacataactggccacgaactgtgtttgctacttaagtttccataaggattcataccatcagttgcaagtgcaagccttaagtttcttggatctgcaccaaattcagggaatttgtcatcaatctttttccattgtggagaatcagcagggtgtcgaagaagattatcgcactttctttcgtcagagtgccatttaaggttctttgcatcttctttaacagagaacatacgtttgaacctaggtattataggcaaataccacatcaccttagcaggtgcaccatcattaccttcattaccagtgactctgtcagatttctttttaaaacgggataaaccacatgttggacaatagtttaacgaagcaaactcctttgtgtacaaaacacaatcattaggacaagcatgtatcttttgatattcaagacccattggacataaaagttttttggcctcgtaattacgaataggtagagtattattttctagaagcatctccttcaacaactccaacaactcggtgaaacttttatcagtccatccattccttgcttttaaactaaacaactttaaagttgaagacaaGCGTGTAAAGTttgagcatcctgggaacaacggttgctctgaatcattaataagagtatcatacaaattagcccttccaaaattatcttcaccgacatcacgtatcatgtcctctaaatggtcactcatccattcttccacataatttgttcctcgtgacgtggtaggctgctcaagtacttctccatgccaagtccaaactgtataagtcctcattatgccatacatgaatagatggtcacgcacattgcctaagtcttggcgtatttgattaagacaacgcacacaaggacaaaaatatgtcccgttgacagacttagcattttgttcaacgtattgcaagaactgtGAAACACCCTTGTCATATTCTTCACTCATGCGACGTTCGTTCATCCatcttcgatccatactatgttcgtaaaatcatcagttcaagtgttttaaattatgaaaattaattttctcaaactgtccaatcggacaattcaaaatttaacacaaacgattaaaagattaatcgtttgtcttaaatttcaaacgggaactaagtgtcactcaatgtaTGGCAATAACTAATACACATTTTACACAATaacacatacatgcatacacaaaatttaACAGTCAAAAACGTCCATACATTAATACACATTTCGCATTAATCGTTTAACACAATAACATAACTAATACACATTTTACAGTCAAAAACGTCCATACACAAAATccacatacatgcatacacaaaattttcaaccaacaagctaacctgaaaagtagattccAAATCCGAAGGAGGGAAGTGGAGGAGCAAACGGCCTAACACGCAGTCCAAAAAGAGTCAAGGAAGCCgtccaagaacacgcaagagtCTGCAAAAAAACGGAccgaaaacaatttttaatcggttcaaatcaaagacatTTCATCACAGAACAATGTAATcggattaaatgtaattttaaacggtccaaaagtgagaaaaccAACCTGGAAACTGAACGGCGCAGCAGCAGAGACGGCGTTCGCGGGGAAGAAGACGAGTGACTGGTTCGCGGTTTCGATTTTAATAAACCTAGACGTCCGAGCCACatgggccggacgtctataatattatagacgtccggcccgcTGTAACACCCAAacattttaaagggtattactgatagtagagactaaattaatttgatacctcatataaacaatcaaactttatttcaattactccaaagtacaataccaaacttacaaactttaaacaatatagtctacaccgttgacatttcaacttttaaattttacacaacataatcttcccaatacaaatttattctttttacaaaaatccctgaaaggttttccccgcatctctctcatctctaagctttatcaaccacatctgcaacattatctaatcacatataacatgagttatatgatcatagcacaaacaaataagggtaagccaaccatatcataaaatcat includes these proteins:
- the LOC128193539 gene encoding uncharacterized protein LOC128193539 isoform X2, encoding MSASDSGSGKSRRGRGVTRVADVTSGRVDGQRRHVDIDPRSGHPSGPNADRFRSYLGKLAKSHVSILHACWDDVPEVDKNLLWQDVQQHFDIPNTLQIRKKVLSHIAIRFRDFKTRLTRLYVFGDRQHENPSQHYTFTEEDWMQFRASRESEEWKDKRLAAQERQRLNDTPHLLSRGGYAKLEKKLRKSRADALGLESPDLAPAPARYELWKAARTKSDGNMTSSSAALISQRIDELVEQQTQGTFAGQGRDDILTTAIGRPEHPGRVRGVPGAIGLRDYFGPTQKTPQSMSQETLRQMDLQWEERLNQSMRSMEQRFMEQLQEQKQIQRALEEKLHSMTQGHMGADETPTAPRVSTRGSCSAVEPNEYSGQYELLVDGDPPRIVAVGRVLEGGETIHGVPILPQHVRVTIDEVRDPQAQVPVPTPEINFVGEAIGTFIAWPRALIMSHIATPQFTRPQKQPIHDTVIHEDDDMAEAEDDPISKLVTKLPRLKKASLQLYWDLRVFGLPPHVPVYITFSDALEVIEGDRMLNISIIQLWCM
- the LOC128193539 gene encoding uncharacterized protein LOC128193539 isoform X1: MSASDSGSGKSRRGRGVTRVADVTSGRVDGQRRHVDIDPRSGHPSGPNADRFRSYLGKLAKSHVSILHACWDDVPEVDKNLLWQDVQQHFDIPNTLQIRKKVLSHIAIRFRDFKTRLTRLYVFGDRQHENPSQHYTFTEEDWMQFRASRESEEWKDKRLAAQERQRLNDTPHLLSRGGYAKLEKKLRKSRADALGLESPDLAPAPARYELWKAARTKSDGNMTSSSAALISQRIVSSNYKQLFDCVSITACLLSNLVFYVQDELVEQQTQGTFAGQGRDDILTTAIGRPEHPGRVRGVPGAIGLRDYFGPTQKTPQSMSQETLRQMDLQWEERLNQSMRSMEQRFMEQLQEQKQIQRALEEKLHSMTQGHMGADETPTAPRVSTRGSCSAVEPNEYSGQYELLVDGDPPRIVAVGRVLEGGETIHGVPILPQHVRVTIDEVRDPQAQVPVPTPEINFVGEAIGTFIAWPRALIMSHIATPQFTRPQKQPIHDTVIHEDDDMAEAEDDPISKLVTKLPRLKKASLQLYWDLRVFGLPPHVPVYITFSDALEVIEGDRMLNISIIQLWCM